In Ureibacillus thermophilus, the genomic stretch AATAAAAATCACTTTCCGGAAATGGTCGAAAGCTAGCCTTTCCGGATATTTTTTTATGAAATAGTCAAAAGTTGTTCATAATAAAGCGATGCAAATTTGATAAATCAGGAAACTTTTTGGGTAATTCTAACGTATATGAAGGTATAGAACATTGAGGGAGGCAGGAAATATGGATAATGAACGCAAACGAATTATTAAATTAGTCGAAGAAGGTGCCATCTCTGCAGAAGAAGCCTTAACATTACTTGAAGCATTGAATAAAAAGCAAAATTCAACTACGACTGAATTCCACTCCAATGCTGTTCCGTCGCCGCCAACGAATGAACAATCATCTCAACAAGAACAACAATCCAGTTCGAAAAAAACAACAGGCTTTGAAGATATTTTTGGGAAAAACTTCAACAGCAAAGAATTCAACAAAAAAATGGATGAATTGATGAATGAAGTAAAAGAAGATCTGACGGAATTTTCAAGAAGCATGATGGGCGTCATCGGGTCAGCTTTCAAAAAATTGAAAGAGTTTGATTTGGATTTTTCTCTCAGCAATGTAAAAGTCGAATTTGAAAAACACTATTCTTTCAACGGCGATGAAGTGAGAAGCATTCAAATTGAAATTCCAAATGGGAAAGTGGAAGCGGTGCGCTCTGACACCAATGAATTAAAAGTCGTAGCAAAAGTCAAAACAATTGCTATTGAAAATGATGAAGATAAAACGATTGCTGAATTTGAACGGGAATTTGTACGATTGAAGGATGGTAAATTAGAATTAAAATGCCCTTCTAAATTGACGCAAGTGAATGTGCAGTTATCCATTCCTGATAAGCAATATGATCTTGTCTTAATGAAGCTCCTAAACGGCGGCGTATCCATCGATGGATTGAATGCCAAACTTGTCAAACTTCGCACCTACAATGGTCCAATTAAATATGCAGTTGGCCAATTTGAAAATGCCGATGTGGAATCTGGCAATGGTCCAATTGAAATTGTGCATGTAAAAGGGGAAGATTTAGAAGTTCAAACGGTGAACGGCCGCATTTACGTTGATGGTGAACTAAGAGAAGTGGAAGCAGAATCCGCAAATGGAGCAGTGATTGTCACAACAAGTGATCAAAAGGCCCGCAAAGTGAAAGCTCAAACGGTTGCAGGAGCGGTTGAACTTTATGTGCCAAAAAATGTATCAATCAACGGTACTGCATCCACAAATGTTGGAAAAATTGATTTAGGATTGCAAGATGTGATGACTCGTAATGTGGAAGATCAATTCTTCGCTAAAACAGTGCATTTCGATAAATTTGTCGATAATGCGCCAGTCTTAAAATTAACCGGCGAATCCCGCACAGGCAGCATTATCATTCGATATACAACTTTGGGCGAGGAATCCTGATATTTTCAGGGTTCCTGGCCTTTTTTATTCATTAGCCCCAATTTTAGCCCCTCTTCTAGCTAGAAACGTAAAACGCAATGTTTCCCCAAACCAATTAACGTAATTCAAATTTGCGCTGGGTCCATTGAGGTTTAAATCTACCATTCAACACGATATTAAACTCGACTAAGAGGCTCCTCATGAAATGAATTACTTGCTTAACAAGTTATAAATTTTGCTTGCATATTAATAAAGAAAAGTAAACGGCACAATTTTTCCATAGAGTTTTGTCGCTTTTTTGCGCGAAATTATAAACAAAAAAACGACAAAAATATTTCATTTTCTAGCAGGATTTTACATATTTATCACTAATATAAAAATAGAACACGAAAGATTAGAATCTCTGTTCAAAAGAAAGAATTGCCAAAATTTTGTTTTTGGAATAATAAATAATTTACATTGTTGTAAAATTTAAGTGGGGCAATGAAAAGAAAATGTAAAATTACTAACGGTATAAAGTGCTATAATATTAATTGTTGAATTGACTATAGATAGAACTAAGGTGATTTATTTTGATACAAATGAAAGAGGTTTACAAAAAATACCCAAACGGTGTAGTGGCTGTAAACGGTATTTCTGTCGATATAAAGCAAGGTGAGTTTGTTTATGTCGTTGGACCCTCTGGAGCAGGGAAATCGACATTTATCAAATTGATGTATCGGGATGAGGTACCTACTTCAGGTGAAGTCATTATCAATGGAATCAATACTTCTAAATTAAAGAGGAAGGAAATACCTCATTTCAGAAGGACGTTAGGAGTTGTATTCCAAGATTTTAAGCTGCTTCCAAAGTTAACCGTATTTGAAAACGTTGCTTTTGCGATGGAAGTAATTGAAGAACATCCAAAAGTGATTCGTAAACGGGTGTTGGAAGTCTTAGAGTTAGTGGGATTAAAACACAAAATTCGCATGTTCCCAAATGAGTTGTCTGGGGGAGAACAGCAGCGGGTTTCGATTGCACGTTCCATTGTGAATATGCCGAAAGTGGTTATTGCGGACGAGCCAACAGGAAATTTGGACCCGGAAACTTCTTGGGAGATTATGAAAATCTTTGAAGAAATTAATGCAATGGGTACCACGGTTGTTATGGCAACTCATAACCGGGAAATTGTCAATCGAATCCGAAAACGGGTAATCACCATTGAAGGCGGCATGATTGTAAGGGATGTTTTTGGAGGTGACTATGGCTATGAAATATAGAACCCTCCAACGTCATTTTCGTGAAAGTTTAAAAAGTTTAACCCGAAACGCTTGGATGTCTTTTGCCTCTGTCAGTGCCGTGACGGTGACCCTCATATTAGTCGGCATTTTCGCACTGCTGATGATGAATTTAAATCACATTGCGGAAAATATCGAAAACGATGTAGAAATTCGCGTCTTAATCGATATTATTAATGATCCGGAAGAAATGAAAGTCGCTGAAGAAAAGCTGATGAAGCAGGTTAAAAGCTTGCCGGATGTAGCTGAAGTTAAATATTCTTCAAAAGAAGAAGAATTAAAGATTTTAATTGAAAACTATGGCGAGGATTTCAGCTTGTATGAACAAAGCAATCCTTTGAGAAATGTGTTGTATGTGAAGGCAAAAGACCCTGAGCAGACTGCGGCTTTGGCAAAGAAAATCGAGAAATTTGACAATACCTATGATGTCATTTATGGGGAAGAGAAAGTTGAAAATCTCTTTAATTTCTTAAATACGGGCCGCAATATTGGGCTGGTTTTAATTTTAGGTCTTTTATTTACAGCGATTTTCTTAATTTACAATACTATCCGCATCACCATTACTGCGCGCAAAGATGAAATTGAAATTATGAAACTCGTAGGAGCTACTAGCTCCTTTATTCGCATTCCTTTTTTATTTGAAGGTTTGTGGCTTGGGTTATTGGGGTCCATCATTCCAATGATTCTCGTTTCCGTCGTTTACTACAACGTGTACAACAAGTTGACGCCTAAAATTCAAGGAAAAATGCTGCAAATTTTAGAAGTAACCCCTCTAATCTATGAGGTGAATCTCATCATTTTAGCCCTTGGAATTTTCATTGGCGTTTGGGGCAGTTTCATGTCTGTACGTAAATTCCTTAGAGTCTATTAGAAACAAGGAGGAACCATTTGATGGGGAACTTTTTTAAGAACCACTTCAAATTGTTTTCGGCCATCGTCGCTGTACTGTTATTTATCCAAATACCAGTCACATATGCGGCGAGCTTGTCCGAATTAAAAAGTAAACAACAACAAGTGGAACAACAGAAAAAAGCAATAAATAGCCAAATCAATCAGAAAACGAATGCTATTAAAACGAATGAATCTAAACAACAGCAATTGTTGGCTCAAATTGATCAGCTCGTAAACCAAATTTCAAAAACAAACCAAGAAATCAAGCAGGTCGAAAAAGAAATTGCACAAACTAATGAAGAAATTACAGCTTTAGAAGAAAAAATTGCCGCATTGCAAAAGAAAATTGATGAGCGGAACGCATTGTTGGAAGAACGTGCGCGGGCACTTCAAGCGAATGGTTCTGTTTCGTTTTTAGATGTGTTGCTTGGTGCCAACAGTTTTGTTGACTTCATTGACCGTTTCTCTGCAGTCAATACATTAATTGAAGCGGATCGTCAAATCATTCGCGAACAAAAAGAAGACCAGCGAGTATTAGAAGAGCAGAAAGTTGAATTGGAAAATACGAAACAAAAACTAGTAGAAAAACAAAACAAACTGAAAGAATTAAAAGCGAATTTAGACGCACAGAAGCAAGAGAAAAATCGATTAATTGATGAACTGGAAAAAGAACAAGAAAAACTTTTAAGCGAGAAAAAATTATTAGAAAAACAATACTCTGAGTATCTTGAAATCAGCAAAGATTTGCAAGAACAAATTGCTGAGCTTCAAAGACAACAATTGAGCAAAGCGCAATCTGCTGGAAATTTACCAGTTTCCAATAGCGGATTTATGAAACCAACAAACGGTGTGTTAACGAGCGGCTATGGTTGGCGCAATCTCGGATATGGCCCTGAGTTTCACTATGGAATCGATTTAGCCAATAGTGTCGGAACGCCGATTGTAGCGTCTGCTGATGGTGTGGTTACATATGCTTCTTCATTAAGCACATATGGGAATGTGATTATGATTACGCATAATCTAAACGGTCAAATTTATACAACTGTATACGCCCATTTAAGTGCCTTTAATGTTGGGGTGGGCGATGTGGTTAAACAAGGCCAGCAAATTGGCGAAATGGGTATGACTGGACGGGTAACAGGTCCACACTTGCACTTTGAAGTACATATTGGTACATGGCAAGGACAAACTGCTGGTGTGCAAAACCCATTGCGTTATATTTCTTTATAATTCTGGAATGAGCTGTTTAGAAAGGATTGCTTTCTAAGCAGCTTTTTAATATGTGAAAAAATTTTTTCATACTTGCCACGGAATATCAAAATTTATTTTTTGGATTTTATGTTATTCTATGAAATAGAAGGTTTTAAAGTGGAGGGGTTAAATGAGCAGCAATACAAAAAAGGTGATGGGCGCGATTCTGGTCATTGCGTTAGTCGCAATTGCAGCAGGTTTGTTTATTCATGATCGATTGGAAGAAAATAAAAAAAATACCCTTGATGATGATATTTCAGGTTATGAAGTTGATGAAAATAGCCCTCAAAGTGTTGGATTAGGAGAGATAGCACCGGATTTTACGTTAAATACTTT encodes the following:
- the ftsE gene encoding cell division ATP-binding protein FtsE, with the translated sequence MIQMKEVYKKYPNGVVAVNGISVDIKQGEFVYVVGPSGAGKSTFIKLMYRDEVPTSGEVIINGINTSKLKRKEIPHFRRTLGVVFQDFKLLPKLTVFENVAFAMEVIEEHPKVIRKRVLEVLELVGLKHKIRMFPNELSGGEQQRVSIARSIVNMPKVVIADEPTGNLDPETSWEIMKIFEEINAMGTTVVMATHNREIVNRIRKRVITIEGGMIVRDVFGGDYGYEI
- the ftsX gene encoding permease-like cell division protein FtsX, producing MKYRTLQRHFRESLKSLTRNAWMSFASVSAVTVTLILVGIFALLMMNLNHIAENIENDVEIRVLIDIINDPEEMKVAEEKLMKQVKSLPDVAEVKYSSKEEELKILIENYGEDFSLYEQSNPLRNVLYVKAKDPEQTAALAKKIEKFDNTYDVIYGEEKVENLFNFLNTGRNIGLVLILGLLFTAIFLIYNTIRITITARKDEIEIMKLVGATSSFIRIPFLFEGLWLGLLGSIIPMILVSVVYYNVYNKLTPKIQGKMLQILEVTPLIYEVNLIILALGIFIGVWGSFMSVRKFLRVY
- a CDS encoding DUF4097 family beta strand repeat-containing protein, whose translation is MDNERKRIIKLVEEGAISAEEALTLLEALNKKQNSTTTEFHSNAVPSPPTNEQSSQQEQQSSSKKTTGFEDIFGKNFNSKEFNKKMDELMNEVKEDLTEFSRSMMGVIGSAFKKLKEFDLDFSLSNVKVEFEKHYSFNGDEVRSIQIEIPNGKVEAVRSDTNELKVVAKVKTIAIENDEDKTIAEFEREFVRLKDGKLELKCPSKLTQVNVQLSIPDKQYDLVLMKLLNGGVSIDGLNAKLVKLRTYNGPIKYAVGQFENADVESGNGPIEIVHVKGEDLEVQTVNGRIYVDGELREVEAESANGAVIVTTSDQKARKVKAQTVAGAVELYVPKNVSINGTASTNVGKIDLGLQDVMTRNVEDQFFAKTVHFDKFVDNAPVLKLTGESRTGSIIIRYTTLGEES
- a CDS encoding murein hydrolase activator EnvC family protein — its product is MGNFFKNHFKLFSAIVAVLLFIQIPVTYAASLSELKSKQQQVEQQKKAINSQINQKTNAIKTNESKQQQLLAQIDQLVNQISKTNQEIKQVEKEIAQTNEEITALEEKIAALQKKIDERNALLEERARALQANGSVSFLDVLLGANSFVDFIDRFSAVNTLIEADRQIIREQKEDQRVLEEQKVELENTKQKLVEKQNKLKELKANLDAQKQEKNRLIDELEKEQEKLLSEKKLLEKQYSEYLEISKDLQEQIAELQRQQLSKAQSAGNLPVSNSGFMKPTNGVLTSGYGWRNLGYGPEFHYGIDLANSVGTPIVASADGVVTYASSLSTYGNVIMITHNLNGQIYTTVYAHLSAFNVGVGDVVKQGQQIGEMGMTGRVTGPHLHFEVHIGTWQGQTAGVQNPLRYISL